One window from the genome of Mucilaginibacter ginsenosidivorans encodes:
- the fbaA gene encoding class II fructose-bisphosphate aldolase → MNLKDYKGVLHGDQVQELFEIAKKHQFALPAVNVIGTNTINGVMETAKAVNSPVIIQLSHGGAQFYAGKSLDNSKLQACILGGVSAAKHVHLLAEHYGVAVIMHTDHCAKKLLPWVDGLLDYGEKFFAETGKPLFSSHMLDLSEEPIHENIEISAKYLERMAKMGMTLEIELGVTGGEEDGVDNSDVDSSRLYTQPEDVAYSYEELSKVSPRFTVAAAFGNVHGVYKPGNVKLQPVILHNSQEYVKKKFNLPAEKPINFVFHGGSGSSQAEIREAISYGAIKMNIDTDMQWAFWEGIKDYYKSKEGYLQSQIGSPEGEDSPNKKFYDPRVWLRKGEENFVKRLSAAFEDLNCIDVNSKL, encoded by the coding sequence ATGAATTTAAAAGATTATAAAGGTGTACTGCACGGCGATCAGGTGCAGGAGCTATTTGAAATAGCCAAGAAACACCAGTTTGCGTTACCGGCGGTAAATGTAATAGGTACTAACACCATAAACGGTGTAATGGAGACAGCCAAAGCTGTTAATTCGCCGGTTATTATCCAGTTATCGCACGGTGGTGCGCAGTTTTATGCCGGCAAATCGCTGGATAACTCCAAGCTGCAGGCGTGTATTTTAGGCGGCGTTTCTGCTGCAAAGCACGTGCATTTGTTAGCAGAACATTATGGCGTAGCGGTAATTATGCATACCGACCACTGTGCCAAAAAGTTGCTGCCCTGGGTAGATGGTTTGCTTGATTATGGCGAAAAATTCTTTGCCGAGACAGGAAAACCGTTATTCTCGTCGCACATGCTCGACCTTTCTGAAGAGCCTATCCACGAGAATATCGAGATATCGGCTAAATACCTTGAGCGTATGGCTAAAATGGGCATGACCCTCGAGATCGAATTAGGTGTTACCGGTGGCGAAGAAGACGGCGTGGATAACAGCGATGTCGACAGCTCACGCCTTTATACCCAGCCGGAAGACGTGGCATATTCATATGAAGAACTTTCAAAAGTAAGTCCGCGTTTTACCGTAGCGGCCGCTTTTGGTAACGTACATGGTGTATATAAGCCAGGTAACGTAAAACTACAGCCTGTAATATTGCATAACTCACAGGAGTATGTGAAAAAGAAGTTTAACCTGCCGGCCGAAAAACCGATCAATTTTGTATTCCATGGCGGGTCGGGCTCGAGCCAGGCCGAGATACGCGAAGCGATCTCCTATGGCGCCATTAAAATGAATATCGATACTGATATGCAATGGGCGTTCTGGGAAGGCATTAAAGATTACTACAAATCGAAAGAAGGTTACCTGCAGAGCCAGATAGGCAGTCCTGAAGGAGAAGATTCTCCAAATAAAAAATTCTACGATCCGCGTGTCTGGCTGCGTAAGGGCGAGGAGAACTTTGTGAAGCGCCTGTCGGCTGCTTTTGAAGATCTGAATTGTATTGATGTGAACAGCAAACTGTAA
- a CDS encoding low affinity iron permease family protein, translating into MAKKKKNLFEKFANWATSVTGSSGAFILAMVVIIVWIVTGPIFKYSDTWQLVINTGTTIVTFLMVFLIQKTQNKDSKAIHLKLNELLASHQGASNRMVDIEDLNEEELDQLHKFYVQLSDLAEKEEDITCTHSIDAAEENHQMKLGQYRTRKSYMNAKKRTSKKSN; encoded by the coding sequence ATGGCTAAGAAAAAAAAGAATCTTTTCGAAAAATTTGCCAACTGGGCCACCAGCGTAACGGGTAGTTCGGGCGCATTTATTCTGGCAATGGTTGTTATTATTGTTTGGATAGTCACCGGGCCCATATTTAAATATTCAGATACGTGGCAACTGGTCATTAATACAGGTACGACGATCGTCACCTTCCTGATGGTTTTCCTGATACAGAAAACGCAGAATAAAGATTCAAAAGCTATACATTTGAAGCTTAACGAACTGCTGGCGTCGCACCAGGGGGCCAGCAACCGGATGGTAGACATTGAGGACCTGAACGAGGAGGAGCTTGATCAATTGCACAAGTTTTATGTGCAGTTGTCCGACCTGGCCGAGAAGGAGGAGGATATTACCTGTACCCATTCCATCGATGCGGCTGAAGAGAATCACCAGATGAAGCTGGGCCAATACAGAACACGAAAATCATACATGAATGCCAAAAAACGTACAAGTAAAAAAAGTAACTGA